A window of Desulfotignum phosphitoxidans DSM 13687 contains these coding sequences:
- a CDS encoding type II toxin-antitoxin system HicB family antitoxin yields MIIQDYHINIFYSDEDKGYIADIPDLEACSAFGETPDEALHEVQKARDLWIAAARAEGKTIPIPKYRPVIYQAVSA; encoded by the coding sequence ATAATAATACAGGACTATCATATAAACATTTTCTATTCAGATGAGGACAAAGGGTACATCGCTGATATACCCGATCTTGAGGCTTGCTCCGCGTTCGGCGAGACTCCTGACGAGGCATTGCATGAAGTCCAGAAGGCCAGGGATTTGTGGATAGCGGCAGCACGAGCAGAGGGAAAAACTATTCCGATCCCTAAATATCGACCAGTTATATATCAGGCGGTTTCAGCTTGA
- a CDS encoding LysE family transporter, with product MLSITMDSDFINSLSGILAVTLVDYIYIILSLIGIGKLLQKNGIKKKFGITGSVILVLFGLMILHKGIAGISETAHVVSVWTPLSSFTSCFILTISSPLTIVFWSSIFSAKAIEKNLSEKPAHDIRDRHRIIYLCFPVFKHVYFIHA from the coding sequence ATTTTATCAATCACGATGGACAGCGATTTTATCAACAGCCTGTCCGGCATTCTGGCCGTTACCCTAGTCGATTACATCTATATAATCTTGTCATTGATCGGAATCGGAAAGCTGCTCCAGAAAAACGGGATCAAGAAAAAATTCGGAATCACCGGTTCGGTCATACTGGTTTTATTCGGTCTGATGATCCTGCATAAGGGAATTGCAGGCATCAGTGAGACCGCCCATGTCGTTTCGGTCTGGACCCCTTTGAGCAGTTTTACAAGCTGTTTCATACTGACGATTTCAAGCCCGCTGACCATTGTTTTCTGGAGCAGCATTTTTTCCGCCAAAGCCATTGAAAAAAACTTATCAGAAAAACCAGCTCATGATATTCGCGATCGGCACCGGATTATCTACCTTTGTTTTCCTGTCTTTAAGCATGTATATTTTATCCATGCTTAA